In Lentimicrobium sp. L6, the genomic window GGAAACTGTAGTTTTACAAGAAGTTATTGAAGAACCAATAGCAGAAGAAGTGATAGAGGTTGTACCACCTCAACCCAAAAAAGTTGTAGTTCAAAATGGCGAATGGTTATATGATATCGCAAGAGATCATTATGGTGATTTTCATGATTGGGAAAAAATATATGAAGCGAATAAAGATAAGATTTCAGATCCTAATATTATCTATCCTGGAATGGAGTTAGTGCTTCCTGAATAAATGAGGAAAAGATTATTTATAGCTATTAAGATAAATCCGACGAAGGAAATACTGCATCGGGTTTCTCTTTTTCAGGAAAACCTGGACGATGATAACATTAATTGGATCAGGGCTGACCATTATCATCTAACACTTAAGTTTTTAGGGGATACCTCCTCAGAGAAAATAGAGAGGATGGCGGAAAAGTTAATTC contains:
- a CDS encoding LysM peptidoglycan-binding domain-containing protein, translating into MKINYILILVSIAFVLASCGEEKEPVKTETPVEETVVLQEVIEEPIAEEVIEVVPPQPKKVVVQNGEWLYDIARDHYGDFHDWEKIYEANKDKISDPNIIYPGMELVLPE